In Methanosarcina siciliae T4/M, one genomic interval encodes:
- a CDS encoding potassium channel family protein has translation MFPKEFRYSPRNLIDLLTEMKDTSELMVDLAYSAMVYDDEDIAEEVLNLEDKMDTLDYHMKMAAMLSTRRVDEAEELLGVLKVAASSENIANAAGDIAKIVLMNMGIPMELKVALREAEETIVRATVAAESVMTGRTLGDIELDIETGMWVIAIRRSEDWIYDPDKETRLRQGDVLIARGHDEGVPLFFEMATTTKFVPREIEHDKGLKDLEHAVDIIVDMKNMSELSVGLAYSAILFDNEDIAYEVSALESEMDSMKYELQHWVLETAKHVEDVNILRGILHLASASEAISDAAYGIADTVLRDIELHPIITLAVRNSEEVITRLQVEKCSPIVGKTFSELKLETETGLHVMAIKRAERWVYAPKGNTIVQAGDMLIARGSRIGEGALIEMCECKLRQ, from the coding sequence ATGTTCCCTAAAGAATTCAGATACAGTCCAAGGAATCTTATAGACCTTTTGACTGAGATGAAGGATACTTCCGAACTCATGGTAGACCTGGCGTATTCTGCGATGGTCTATGATGATGAGGACATCGCAGAAGAGGTGCTTAACCTTGAAGATAAAATGGATACCCTCGACTATCATATGAAAATGGCTGCAATGTTAAGCACCCGCAGGGTTGATGAGGCTGAAGAACTCCTGGGAGTTCTGAAGGTTGCTGCGTCCTCGGAGAACATAGCAAATGCAGCAGGCGACATTGCTAAGATTGTTCTTATGAACATGGGCATCCCTATGGAGCTGAAGGTAGCCCTCAGGGAAGCAGAAGAAACCATTGTCAGGGCAACCGTTGCTGCAGAATCTGTAATGACCGGGCGCACTCTTGGAGATATCGAGCTTGATATCGAGACCGGGATGTGGGTAATTGCAATCCGCAGAAGTGAAGACTGGATTTACGACCCTGATAAGGAAACCCGTCTCCGTCAGGGGGATGTACTGATCGCCAGAGGGCACGACGAAGGGGTACCGCTCTTCTTTGAAATGGCAACGACAACGAAATTTGTCCCGAGGGAAATCGAGCATGATAAGGGCTTAAAGGACCTTGAACATGCCGTTGATATAATAGTGGACATGAAAAACATGTCCGAGCTCTCTGTAGGGCTTGCGTACTCTGCTATCCTTTTCGATAACGAAGATATCGCATATGAGGTAAGTGCCCTTGAGTCCGAGATGGATTCCATGAAATACGAACTCCAGCACTGGGTACTTGAAACTGCAAAACACGTTGAAGACGTAAACATCCTCAGGGGGATCCTGCACCTTGCCAGCGCCTCTGAAGCAATTTCAGACGCTGCCTACGGGATTGCAGATACTGTCCTCAGGGACATCGAACTCCACCCGATCATTACCCTCGCAGTGCGGAACTCCGAAGAAGTTATCACAAGGCTCCAGGTCGAGAAATGCTCTCCAATCGTTGGCAAGACCTTCTCGGAACTGAAACTTGAAACCGAAACCGGGCTACATGTAATGGCAATCAAGAGAGCTGAACGCTGGGTCTATGCCCCCAAAGGCAACACCATTGTCCAGGCAGGAGACATGCTTATTGCTCGCGGTTCAAGAATAGGAGAGGGGGCACTCATAGAGATGTGTGAGTGCAAGTTGCGCCAGTAA
- a CDS encoding DUF362 domain-containing protein has product MAEKSMSSMDTEEVLKKLGLWQVAEAEAVDEILKFDHMKCEHVEPIDYMIVLPAIKTHWTATFTMGVKSRISITSERDRRQFSHGQGMDILFGYMIAESNLVSKPDFYIPDATKCFVTKVSNVGTLRGSGIALGSPDVIANDVVRTCSSENLGHGSQDTGEIGLGSVADQKGYLTGIRCGQQRRNHN; this is encoded by the coding sequence GTGGCTGAAAAGTCGATGAGCTCGATGGATACTGAAGAGGTGCTCAAAAAATTGGGGCTCTGGCAGGTTGCGGAGGCAGAGGCAGTTGATGAAATCCTGAAATTTGACCACATGAAATGCGAACACGTGGAGCCGATAGATTACATGATTGTTCTTCCGGCAATCAAGACTCACTGGACTGCAACCTTTACTATGGGGGTTAAGTCCCGGATCAGCATAACCTCAGAAAGGGACAGGAGGCAGTTTTCCCATGGGCAGGGGATGGATATACTCTTTGGGTATATGATTGCTGAATCCAACCTCGTGTCTAAGCCTGATTTTTACATCCCGGATGCTACCAAGTGTTTTGTGACCAAGGTCTCGAACGTAGGAACTCTGAGGGGATCTGGAATTGCCCTTGGAAGCCCGGATGTGATTGCAAACGATGTTGTCAGGACTTGTTCTTCTGAAAACCTTGGGCACGGTTCCCAGGATACAGGTGAAATCGGTCTGGGCTCAGTCGCAGATCAGAAGGGCTATTTAACTGGGATTAGGTGTGGGCAGCAAAGAAGAAATCACAATTAA
- a CDS encoding type II toxin-antitoxin system VapC family toxin, producing MHKSVHRAVVYPLKRSVRLRPGKTLPVKPGPAPIHSTETYDFPPEQSYFFDTNIWLYIYGPIGWPDQRSAIYSRTLREIRNSNGTIYINCMIISEFINAFSRIEFKQQTDYSRFKDFRNSLGFRPVAADITSNVKKILRNTLACDPNLNVIDLPEIMSFFEQGKYDFNDLLFAEICRAKGLIFVTHDKDFSDMGVEILTANEKLLHR from the coding sequence ATGCATAAGAGTGTCCACCGCGCGGTAGTCTATCCTTTAAAACGCAGTGTTAGGCTTCGCCCCGGAAAGACCCTGCCTGTAAAGCCCGGCCCGGCACCTATCCATTCCACAGAAACCTATGATTTTCCTCCTGAACAGAGTTATTTTTTTGATACTAATATCTGGCTCTATATTTACGGCCCCATAGGCTGGCCTGACCAGAGGTCTGCCATATATTCCAGAACCTTAAGAGAAATCCGGAATTCAAACGGTACAATCTACATAAACTGCATGATAATCTCGGAATTTATCAATGCCTTTTCCAGAATCGAGTTCAAACAGCAGACGGATTATTCAAGGTTCAAGGATTTCAGAAATTCACTCGGTTTTCGTCCGGTTGCCGCAGACATTACCTCAAACGTAAAGAAAATCCTCCGAAACACCCTTGCCTGCGACCCCAACTTAAATGTCATAGACCTGCCGGAAATCATGAGCTTCTTTGAGCAGGGAAAGTATGACTTCAACGACCTGCTCTTTGCAGAAATCTGCCGCGCCAAAGGGCTGATCTTCGTAACCCATGATAAGGACTTCAGCGATATGGGAGTTGAGATTCTGACCGCAAACGAGAAGCTACTGCACAGGTGA
- a CDS encoding carboxymuconolactone decarboxylase family protein codes for MSEHPLKVIMDKDPELFSLLENMRELSFAEGGVPLKYKFLIAMALDAANGAVDGVKVLAIQAMEAGATKEEVMQAIRIAQYIFGVGSVYTAARALNEVL; via the coding sequence ATGTCAGAACACCCTCTCAAAGTTATAATGGATAAAGACCCGGAATTATTTTCCCTGCTTGAAAACATGCGAGAACTTTCTTTTGCAGAAGGCGGAGTTCCTCTTAAGTACAAATTCCTTATTGCAATGGCTCTGGATGCAGCTAACGGTGCCGTTGACGGAGTAAAGGTCCTTGCAATCCAGGCAATGGAAGCCGGAGCTACAAAAGAAGAGGTTATGCAAGCAATAAGAATAGCCCAGTATATTTTCGGAGTTGGAAGCGTTTACACGGCTGCAAGAGCCCTGAATGAAGTATTATAA
- a CDS encoding YbhB/YbcL family Raf kinase inhibitor-like protein: MFLLAGVLPISGCIKNDQTEVSADEQSETFYAGNGDENMDIQIIKVFSSEFESNSAIPRKYTCDGENINPPLEFANIPEETESLVLIMDDPDSPMNPFTHWIIWNIEPVAKIEEDSIPGIEGINNFRKIGYGGPCPSSGTHRYYFRVYALDRQLELKTGAGRKELESEMIGHIIGEGELMGKYGKS; encoded by the coding sequence GTGTTCCTGCTCGCAGGAGTGCTCCCGATTTCGGGATGTATAAAAAATGACCAAACCGAAGTATCTGCAGATGAACAATCAGAGACTTTCTATGCCGGCAATGGGGACGAGAATATGGACATCCAGATTATAAAGGTTTTTAGCAGCGAGTTTGAATCTAACAGTGCTATCCCCCGAAAATACACATGCGATGGGGAGAACATAAATCCGCCTCTGGAATTTGCAAACATTCCTGAAGAAACTGAAAGTCTGGTGCTGATCATGGACGATCCTGATTCTCCCATGAATCCGTTTACCCACTGGATCATCTGGAATATTGAGCCAGTGGCAAAGATAGAGGAAGACAGCATCCCGGGGATTGAGGGAATTAATAACTTCAGGAAGATCGGCTATGGAGGGCCGTGCCCTTCCTCAGGCACACACAGGTACTACTTCAGGGTTTACGCACTGGACAGGCAGCTTGAACTCAAAACGGGAGCCGGAAGAAAGGAACTTGAAAGCGAAATGATAGGGCACATCATCGGCGAAGGGGAACTGATGGGTAAATACGGTAAATCCTGA
- a CDS encoding ABC transporter ATP-binding protein: protein MENAVSIRELSKVFGKTPVLKALDLDIKKGEFAVIFGPNGAGKTTFLKLISTLLEPTGGSVFVSGFNVSEEPEKVRKEIGMLSHDSYLYGELTAKENLHFFGKMYGIESQELEKRISQLLKDTGLVRKADERVSTFSRGMKQRLSIARALLHRPSILLLDEPYTGLDPGASLVFEKLLKSSEFQGSTKLMVSHDLERGFALCDRLLILNKGKFVYDGVKENFSGFQEFREKCGFMFT from the coding sequence ATGGAAAACGCGGTCTCCATAAGGGAACTATCAAAAGTTTTCGGGAAAACTCCTGTCCTGAAAGCCCTTGACCTTGACATTAAAAAAGGCGAGTTTGCGGTTATTTTTGGTCCTAACGGGGCTGGAAAGACCACCTTTTTGAAGCTGATCTCAACCCTGCTCGAACCTACCGGAGGTTCTGTTTTCGTGTCCGGCTTTAACGTAAGTGAAGAGCCTGAAAAGGTCCGCAAAGAAATAGGGATGCTTTCCCATGATTCCTACCTCTACGGAGAACTTACCGCAAAAGAAAACCTGCATTTTTTCGGGAAAATGTATGGAATCGAGAGTCAGGAACTCGAAAAAAGGATATCACAGCTTTTAAAGGATACGGGGCTTGTAAGAAAAGCGGACGAAAGGGTAAGCACCTTTTCAAGAGGCATGAAACAGCGGCTTTCCATTGCAAGAGCCCTGCTTCACAGACCCTCCATCCTCCTTCTGGACGAACCCTATACAGGGCTTGATCCCGGGGCCTCCCTTGTTTTTGAAAAGCTCCTCAAAAGTTCTGAATTTCAGGGGAGCACAAAACTGATGGTTTCCCACGACCTTGAACGGGGCTTTGCCCTCTGTGACAGGCTTCTGATCCTGAATAAAGGAAAATTTGTATATGATGGCGTTAAGGAAAATTTCTCAGGGTTTCAGGAATTTAGAGAAAAATGTGGCTTTATGTTCACATGA
- a CDS encoding TetR family transcriptional regulator, which produces MGAALKLFTGRGFHVTSTVQISKDAGVAKGPCLTTSQPRNYYKQPKQPLFCGQSRLSRSIKACIGKEVSIRGRIGNGGQHRGSQ; this is translated from the coding sequence ATGGGAGCAGCCCTGAAACTTTTTACGGGAAGAGGCTTCCATGTGACTTCCACAGTCCAGATATCAAAAGATGCCGGCGTGGCTAAGGGACCCTGTTTAACTACTTCCCAACCAAGGAATTATTATAAACAGCCTAAACAGCCTTTATTTTGTGGTCAAAGCAGGCTTAGCCGCAGCATCAAAGCATGCATAGGCAAGGAAGTTTCCATCCGGGGCAGGATCGGGAACGGTGGTCAGCACCGGGGTTCTCAGTGA
- a CDS encoding cytochrome c biogenesis protein: protein MASNSRKTGVLAVVTAGVMILATYMIFFYLPPIKDEAGEVLSGSFRIFFFHMPIAIISYLAFAVVFAASILYLRDKALKWDIYARSAAEVGTLFSFLVLITGSIWAKDAWGWYWIWDIRLTTSLVLFLVYLAYMMLRKALEEPEKRARLSAVFGILGFISVPLSFFSIRLWRSAHPLMFGGNTGGSGGGLEGTTLQLTLLVNFIAYFLLFLTLFSIKVQNEKMEEELDDSRSAGLEA, encoded by the coding sequence ATGGCATCAAATTCCAGAAAAACCGGAGTGCTGGCGGTTGTAACTGCCGGTGTAATGATTCTTGCGACATACATGATTTTTTTCTACTTGCCTCCGATTAAAGACGAAGCAGGCGAGGTCCTGAGTGGGAGTTTCAGGATCTTTTTCTTCCACATGCCAATAGCAATCATATCCTATCTGGCTTTTGCAGTCGTATTTGCCGCAAGTATCCTCTACCTCCGGGACAAAGCCCTCAAATGGGATATCTATGCCCGCTCGGCTGCAGAAGTCGGAACCCTTTTTTCGTTCCTTGTGCTGATTACGGGTTCGATCTGGGCAAAGGATGCCTGGGGTTGGTACTGGATCTGGGACATCAGGCTGACTACCTCCCTTGTCCTCTTCCTTGTTTACCTCGCCTACATGATGCTCAGAAAAGCACTCGAAGAGCCTGAGAAAAGAGCCCGGCTCTCGGCAGTCTTCGGGATTTTAGGTTTCATATCCGTGCCTCTGAGTTTTTTTTCGATCAGGCTCTGGCGCTCGGCTCATCCCCTCATGTTCGGAGGAAACACCGGCGGAAGCGGAGGAGGCCTTGAAGGGACAACACTGCAGTTGACCCTCCTTGTTAACTTCATAGCATATTTCTTGCTCTTTCTGACCCTCTTTTCCATAAAAGTGCAGAACGAAAAGATGGAAGAGGAACTTGATGACAGCAGATCTGCCGGATTAGAAGCATGA
- a CDS encoding AlbA family DNA-binding domain-containing protein: MKKSTAQLKPAVISIVAMLNKHQEGKLYFGVKEDGTVVGQEIGTDTLRTISQAISAYIEPKVYPVIRQVTYFIY; encoded by the coding sequence TTGAAAAAATCCACTGCACAATTGAAACCTGCCGTAATCTCCATAGTTGCCATGCTCAATAAGCATCAGGAAGGCAAATTATACTTTGGGGTTAAGGAAGATGGGACTGTTGTTGGCCAGGAAATTGGGACTGATACTTTGAGAACCATTTCTCAGGCTATTTCAGCGTACATAGAACCAAAAGTCTATCCTGTTATCCGGCAGGTAACATACTTCATATATTGA
- a CDS encoding heme exporter protein CcmB: MIRSFYIAAKDLKAEFRTKQMLNSMFIYSLLVLVVFSISFGDFLGDSSKVEKLAPGVLWIAFTFAGMLGLSRTFVMETENGCLEALMLCPVDRGAIYTGKILSNLAIVFLMEAVTLPFFIILFNYSLGTGTLLLLLLILFLGTFGFIAVGTLLSALTLGTRTRELLLPVILLPVLLPVLIPAVEATAGVLAGNSIGDLLPELRLLAVYDLVFFVISHLVFEYVVSD, from the coding sequence ATGATCCGGAGCTTTTATATCGCTGCAAAAGACCTTAAAGCCGAGTTCCGGACAAAACAGATGCTTAACTCTATGTTCATTTACTCGCTTCTGGTGCTTGTGGTCTTCAGCATTTCTTTCGGGGATTTTCTCGGGGATAGCTCAAAGGTTGAAAAACTTGCTCCCGGCGTTCTCTGGATTGCTTTCACCTTTGCCGGAATGCTCGGGCTTTCCAGAACCTTTGTAATGGAAACTGAAAACGGTTGTCTTGAAGCCCTTATGCTCTGCCCTGTGGACCGGGGTGCGATTTATACCGGAAAAATCCTCTCCAACCTTGCGATTGTATTTCTAATGGAAGCCGTAACCCTTCCCTTCTTTATCATCCTGTTTAATTACAGCCTTGGAACAGGAACCCTGCTCCTGCTCCTGTTAATCCTCTTCCTCGGAACTTTCGGGTTTATCGCAGTCGGAACCCTGCTTTCAGCCCTTACCCTCGGAACCCGGACAAGAGAACTTCTCCTGCCGGTCATTCTCCTGCCGGTCCTCCTGCCGGTCCTGATCCCTGCGGTGGAAGCAACTGCAGGAGTTCTTGCCGGAAACAGCATCGGAGATCTGCTGCCGGAGCTAAGGCTGCTCGCAGTTTACGACCTTGTGTTCTTTGTAATCTCGCATCTGGTCTTTGAATATGTTGTTTCGGACTGA
- the msrA gene encoding peptide-methionine (S)-S-oxide reductase MsrA: MERNEKAEQKNATAEESTDILESPGESLEKATFAAGCFWGIEEVFRQVKGVVATAVGYSGGHFEKPTYEQVCTLDTGHAEAVRVIFDPKVVSYRDLLDVFWKIHDPTTKDRQGPDVGKQYRSVIFYHNEEQKAAALTSKEELERAGVFKNPIVTEILPVSEFYMAEDYHQQYFEKKGFLQNILRSFKK; the protein is encoded by the coding sequence GTGGAAAGAAATGAAAAAGCCGAACAGAAAAACGCAACAGCAGAAGAGAGTACGGACATACTTGAAAGCCCCGGAGAAAGCCTGGAAAAAGCAACCTTTGCTGCAGGCTGTTTCTGGGGAATTGAAGAGGTTTTCCGGCAGGTAAAAGGTGTGGTCGCAACTGCGGTTGGCTACAGCGGAGGGCACTTTGAAAAGCCTACTTACGAACAGGTTTGTACCCTTGATACAGGGCATGCAGAAGCTGTAAGGGTTATTTTTGACCCGAAAGTCGTGTCGTATAGGGATTTGCTGGATGTTTTCTGGAAGATCCATGACCCGACCACAAAGGACAGGCAGGGCCCAGATGTTGGAAAGCAGTACAGGTCCGTGATTTTTTACCACAACGAAGAGCAAAAAGCTGCTGCTCTCACCTCAAAAGAAGAACTTGAGAGGGCGGGAGTTTTCAAAAATCCCATTGTGACCGAGATTTTGCCGGTTTCTGAGTTCTATATGGCCGAAGACTATCACCAGCAGTACTTTGAAAAAAAAGGATTTTTACAGAATATACTCAGGAGTTTTAAAAAGTAA